A window of Fragaria vesca subsp. vesca linkage group LG7, FraVesHawaii_1.0, whole genome shotgun sequence contains these coding sequences:
- the LOC101294604 gene encoding peroxisomal nicotinamide adenine dinucleotide carrier-like: MSDAVINGLAGAGGGIIAQLITYPLQTVNTRQQTERDLKKARRKLGTVGQMCQVIRNEGWERLYGGLAPSLVGTAASQGVYYYFYQIFRNKAQVAALERSKMGIGDGSVGMLSSLVVAALSGCVNVLLTNPIWVVVTRMQTHRKISKKSHPDQMLSTDPEEAIVSAAEPPPFGTTHAVQEVFGEGGFFGFWRGVFPTLIMVSNPSMQFMLYETMLKKLKKRRALSNKTNNGVTAVEIFLLGALAKLGATVVTYPLLVVKSRLQAKQVTTGDKRHHYKGTLDAILKMIRYEGLHGFYKGMSTKIVQSVLAAAVLFMVKEELVKGVRFMLTNKVKSKPP, translated from the exons ATGTCGGACGCCGTGATCAATGGCCTCGCCGGCGCCGGCGGAGGGATCATCGCCCAGCTCATCACATATCCACTCCAGACT GTGAACACTCGTCAGCAAACGGAACGTGATCTGAAGAAGGCGAGGAGGAAGCTCGGAACTGTTGGCCAAATGTGCCAG GTAATAAGGAATGAAGGATGGGAGAGGTTGTACGGAGGTTTGGCGCCGTCGTTGGTGGGAACAGCAGCGTCTCAG GGTGTTTACTATTATTTCTATCAAATATTCAGGAACAAGGCTCAAGTTGCTGCCCTTGAACGTAGTAAGATGGGCATTGGTGATGGATCAGTTGGCATGCTCTCTTCGCTAGTGGTGGCTGCCTTATCTGG GTGTGTGAATGTACTTTTGACAAATCCTATTTGGGTAGTTGTTACACGCATGCAG ACGCATCGAAAAATCTCAAAGAAGTCCCACCCTGATCAGATGCTATCAACTGATCCAGAGGAAGCAATTGTTTCTGCAGCTGAGCCTCCTCCCTTTGGGACTACTCATGCG GTACAGGAAGTTTTTGGTGAAGGTGGATTTTTTGGTTTCTGGAGAGGGGTATTTCCCACATTGATCATG GTGAGTAATCCTTCCATGCAGTTTATGCTGTATGAAACTATGTTGAAGAAGCTGAAGAAAAGACGTGCCTTGAGTAACAAAACTAACAATGGAGTTACTGCTGTAGAG ATATTCCTGCTTGGTGCTTTGGCAAAACTAGGTGCTACTGTTGTGACATATCCTCTATTAGTCGTGAAG TCGAGACTTCAAGCGAAACAGGTTACAACTGGTGACAAAAGGCATCATTATAAAG GAACTTTGGATGCCATTTTGAAGATGATTCGCTACGAAGGGTTACATGGTTTCTACAAAGGGATGAGCACAAAAATAGTACAAAGTGTACTTGCTGCCGCTGTTTTGTTCATGGTCAAGGAAGAACTCGTCAAGGGTGTCCGGTTCATGCTCACTAACAAAGTGAAATCAAAGCCTCCATAA